From the genome of Mucispirillum schaedleri ASF457:
CATTTATAATAGCAACTCATGATAAGCATTTTGATAAATATGCTGATGTATTAATAAGTTTATAAAAAAATATTAAAATTTTTTATGATATGTTTATACTGTCTGCAATAAGTTTTTATTCTGTTTTTTGAACTTGATGGGTAATTCTATCTTGTAAAAAGTTATTGAATATTTCAAATGGGTTAATATTAAGTTCAGTATTATTAATTTCTTTAACTATTTTTATTGCAGGGTGTTTTTTTAAATTTACAAGTTCTATTTTTTCAGGGCTGTCTTTTGGCATCATTAATATTTTTGGTCTTGCCTGATCCTGCTTATTTACTTCGCATACTATACCTATTGCACCATTGCTTAATGTTACTGCTGTCCCTACAGGATATACCCCCATTATAGATACAAAAGTTTTCACAATATCAGCCTGATATTTTTTGCCAGCTTCTGCATATATTTTTTTTATAGCATCAGTGTTATTAAATGCTCTTGGAAACTCTGGGCTGTATGTAAGTATAGTGTTGTATGCTTCTGCAATGGCTAATACTTTTGATGGTTTTAATATATATTGAGCATTAATACCTGATGGATAGCCTGAGCCGTCACAGCATTCATGGTGCTGGTATATAATATTTATTACATCTTCACCAATGTTATCATACCTTTGGAGCACCTGCCCTGCATATTCAGGGTGTCTTTTTAATGCTGCCATTTCATATTCTGAAAGGTTAGCTTTTTTATTTAATATCTGCTCTGGCACTCTTACTTTGCCTATATCATGCAGAAGTCCTGCCAGCCCTAAATCGTGAAGCTCTTTTCCTTTGATACCAACTGCCTGACCGAGAGATACTGCATTAATACATACATTAAGTCCATGGGTATATTCATCTTTTGTCATACCTTCACTTAAAGCAATTTTAGTGAAAACTTCAGGATTATCGCTAGTCATAAATATAATATCAGAAACCACATCTACAATAGCAGGAGTATCTATAGCTTTTCCCATTTTGAGTCCTGCCATAGATTCTGTAAAGTTTTCTTTAAGCATGTGGACAAGTTCTGCAGCAGATGATAATAATATGGCATTAACATCATCATCTTTTGCAACCTTATATTCTACAGCTTTTGTTTTGTCATCTTTTTTAGCTGCTTCCTTTTTTTCAGTGCTTTCAGTTTCGCTCCATATATAAACATGTTCTACCCCATAATCATGCAGGCTGTGTATATAACCTAAGTTTGACAGGGGACGGCCATATTCATTAAATGGAACACCAGCTTTATCGCATTTGACAATAACCATACCAAGCTGTATATCCCACACACCTATTCTTTTAAGTGCTGCCATTTAT
Proteins encoded in this window:
- a CDS encoding HD-GYP domain-containing protein, which codes for MAALKRIGVWDIQLGMVIVKCDKAGVPFNEYGRPLSNLGYIHSLHDYGVEHVYIWSETESTEKKEAAKKDDKTKAVEYKVAKDDDVNAILLSSAAELVHMLKENFTESMAGLKMGKAIDTPAIVDVVSDIIFMTSDNPEVFTKIALSEGMTKDEYTHGLNVCINAVSLGQAVGIKGKELHDLGLAGLLHDIGKVRVPEQILNKKANLSEYEMAALKRHPEYAGQVLQRYDNIGEDVINIIYQHHECCDGSGYPSGINAQYILKPSKVLAIAEAYNTILTYSPEFPRAFNNTDAIKKIYAEAGKKYQADIVKTFVSIMGVYPVGTAVTLSNGAIGIVCEVNKQDQARPKILMMPKDSPEKIELVNLKKHPAIKIVKEINNTELNINPFEIFNNFLQDRITHQVQKTE